ACAAGACCGGCCCGTTCAAAGTGTTTGCGCGCCACCCGGGTTCCCAACAGACCAGCAAGCCAGCCAACGATGAGCATCACGACGAAGAAGCCCAACAGAATCGGAATCGTGACAACCTGCGCCATCTTCGCGGCATACTCGGCACCCATTTGTTCGGCGATCTGCGACATATATGCGTCTTGGTTCATAAATAGCGGAATCCACGGGGAAACATAGATCGGCAGGATAAACAGTGCATATGCCAGCGGAACGCGAACCTTCACGCTCTTCGGCCCCTTGGTGATGACTAGGTCGGCGAGCAGGCCGAATACAGCGGCCACCGCGACGCCGCCCACCCAGTGGCCGGTCACGAAAAAGAGGATTTCGATGATAATCAGCATGATTGTCAACGCCCCCATCTTCGGAGTGCGTGCTGTGAACAGCGCAAAGACGATGCCGTTAACGAGGATAGAAAGCAAGAAACCGGCATACATGGCGGCGGGGATGAACCCGAGCATTCCGAATGCAAACACGATGACGAACATCAAAGCGGTGAAGACGCCAATGTTGATGAAGTCGCGCGCGTTGAGGCGCGAAGATGTGGGTGTGGACATAGTTTTTCCTTTCATGTGCTTATACGTACTGTGTTTTAGACGAGTTGCCATCCGGCTGCGTTGATGCGTTCTTGCCAGAAATCACGGTATTGACCTGGCTGGTTGACCAACTCGTCGTGGAACCCGAGCTGAGCGATACGCCCACCGTGGGAGAGCACAATGATTTGGTCAGCTTGGCGAATGGTTTCAAGTTTGTGGGCGATGACAATCAGCGTGGAGTGTTTGCGTAGCTCATTCAGCGCCGCAACAATATTGGCTTCATTTTCCGCGTCCAACGCGCTGGTGGCCTCATCGAACAGCACGATCGGGGCCTTCTTCACCAAGGCGCGAGCGATGGACACTCGTTGGCGTTCCCCACCTGACAGTGCACGCCCGCCAGCACCCGCCAATGAATTCCAGCCGTCTGGGAGGCGGTTGACGATTTCCGTCACGCCCGACAGGTCAGCGGCCCACCTGATTTCTTCATCGGTGGCTTCGGGGTTGCCAAGGCGAATGTTGGCTTCGAGAGTGTCGTTGAATAAGTAGACGTCTTGGAAGACCAGAGATATCTGGCGCATCAAATCTTCGGTGGTCTGCTCGCGCACGTCCACTTCGCCAACGCGCACGCTGCCGGACTGCACATCCCAGAAACGTGCAACCAACCGGGCGATCGTCGTCTTCCCGCACCCAGATGGACCAACCAGGGCACACATGCCGCCTTGCGGGACATGGAAGGAAATATCACGGAGAACCGGGGTGTCCGGATCGTAGCTGAAGGTGACGTCCTCGAAACGAACATCACCAGGGGCGTTTATCGGTGTGGAGGCATCGGGTTCGGACAGTTCGGGGGCATCCATGACCTTGTCGACGTGGTTCATCTGCTGGCGGCGTTCTTCCAGCCCGGTCATGCAGCCACCGATGTCTTGGAGCATAGTGGTGAACCGCAGGCACATGCCGATTGTGACCACGGCGTTCAGCGCATTCATTTGCCCGCCGAGGGCGAGTTGGGCGGTCAGCCAGATCATCACCACAATGAGCGCTTGGACGAACATTCCATTAATCAGGTTCGCTAATGTTTCGATCCACAATGCTTTGCGGCTTTTGCGGTCAGCCTGTTTGAATGCCCGATCAAGGGCCGGGTAGTCGTCGGCGACATGGCAGGAGCGCAGCGCGCCTTGGCAGGTGGCGAATTCGACCATGCGAGCCGCCAACTCTGACTCGGCTGGTTCGGAAACCTGCTTACCTTTATCAAGAAGCACGCGGGAGATATGGAGGAAGGCGAGCATGATCGGGAAGGCGATCGTCAAGGTCAGTCCCAGTCGCCAATCCCAGAACCAGGTTCCCACAGTGATCACCAGCACGGCTGAGAGTTTTTGGACGAGGGAGAAAATGAAATGTGCCGCCGACTCGCCCAGGTTCATCATTTCCTGGGTGACCATGCGCGACAGCCGTCCAGAGCTACCCGAATCGAACACTCCCAACGGTAGGCGGGCTACCTTGTTGCCGACCGCTTGGTGGACGTCGTGAATGAATCCGAGCGCGCCGATATAGCCGGTGCGCATGCCATAAAACTCCGTGCCCACGCCCAGCATCGCGATCACCGCCAAGGCGATGAGCCAGCCCGAAAACGACAGCCCCCACACCGGCATTCCGGTTGCTAGGGCACTTGCTGCGGGAAGCAGAGTCAGCAGGGCAAAGCCGTGACACAGTCCTGAGACCGCACCCCACGCTTGACCGACCGAGAGGTCTCGCCACGAGGCGGGTTCCATCAAACGCTTAAAGCGTGGCAGCAATAGTTGATTCATCGTGTCATCTCCTCGCATGCACCTTGGGCAAGAAGTGCCTGATAGTGCGCATTACCCAACAGCTCGTCGTGTTTACCGACCACAGCAATGCGCCCGCGTTCCATGACGACGATTTGGTCTGCCCCTCTGATCGAGGCCAGTCGGTGGGCGATCACAATCACGGTTCTGCCTTTGGCAAGAGTCGAGAGAGCTTGTTGGATTTTCGATTCCGATTCCGGGTCCGCCATCGCCGTCGCCTCGTCCAGCACCAACACTGGGGCATCAACCATAAGCGCCCGGGCGATTGCGATACGGGCTGCCTGCCCGCCCGAAACGTGGGTATCCTCCCCCAACACGGTGTCGTAACCATCTGGCAGGCTCATGATGAACTCGTCGATCTGCGCTGCCCGCGCCGCCTGCCGCACCTGATCCAAGGTTGCGTCTGGCGCGCCCAGGGAAATGTTGTTGTGGATGGTGTCACGAATAAGCTGTGCATCTTGCAGAACGAATGCAACCGTCGAATACAACACATCCTGGGAAATGTTCTTTAGATCAACCCCGCCGATAGTGATCATGCCAGCGTCCGGGTCATCGAAGCGGGCCATTAGACTTGCCAACGTCGATTTGCCCGCACCCGACGGGCCAACCAGCGCGGTCACTGTGCCTGCCGGAATGCTCAGGCTTACCTCGTCTAATGCCTGGGTGTCGTCATAGGCATACGACACACCCCGAATCTCGATATCATGACCGTGTGGTGTCTGTGGTGCATCGGGTTGGCTCAATGCCGGTAGCTCCATAACCGCAACGAGGCGCACCGCAGCCGATCCCGCAAGCTGGTAAGACCAGGCGATTGTCGCGACCGTCATCAACGCTCCCGGCAGCACCAAGGCAATCAACGTCGTCGCTATCACCTCGTAGATGCTCACCCAACCGGCGTTCATCATCAACGCGCCACCGCCAAGGTTCACGATCAACAACACCGGAATCGACACCCACGAAAATGAGGCGACCGACATCGACACCAGCGGCATACACCACGCCCGGTAGAACTTAGAAAACTCGTTAGCTGCATCTAAATAGGCTTTATGTGCTTGGCCAACCTTGCCGAACGCTTTCACCACTGAGATACCGGCAACGAACTCGGCCATCGTTGCCGAAACCTGAGCGAGCTTGGTGTCCATTTGCGCGGTCTTCTCATTCATCCCACGCATCGACGTACCATACATGCCCACATAAAGCGGGATCGTCGCAATCGACAGCAACGCGAGTCGCCAATCCACCACAAACGCATACATCAACAAGGCGAGCGGGGATACGATCGCGTTCAGTTTCTCTATCGGCCCGTGCGCGATTACTGTGTGCACCGTGGCCGTATCATCCTGAATGGTCTTGCGAATCTTCCCCTCACCCTCGCGGGTAAACCACGACAGCGGAGCAGTCGACATTCGGGCGGCAATTTGCCGACGCATCTGATTACGCAACGACAGGTCAATAAAATGCGTCACGCCCAATGCAACAAAATATAGGGTCAACCGGGTCATGTATGCGCTGACGAGGAGCATGACGATCCAGTTCACCCGCGCCGGGTCCACCTGGTCTTGCATAAGTTCTCTGCCAAGCTCCACCAGAGCCACATACGGGGCAATAGCCAACACACCAGAGAGAAAAGCCAAAACCTGCGCGACGAACAGCTTGCCTTTCACCGGCTGCGATAGCTGACGAATCGCGTTCTGGCCAGCGACAGATTTTTCCTTCGCGGACCCATACTCACCTTCAACAACCTGATCCGTTACACTATCGTTCACGTAAACACCATCCTTCTTAGGCAAGGCTAACCTTATTAAATTTCTGGGAGGTGTGTCTAACCGTGCACGTCAACCGATACGAGCATCACCCTTTCAGGGCCATGCTCACCTGTTCACCAACTCGGAATACGAACCGGATCGTATCCTCGTCTACGATGGCGTGGTCGATGAGTGCGCTCCATTGCGCGGGGCGGAATTCGCTCACAGGTTCGCCTGCCAGATCGCCTAGGGCTGTGGTGACGGCGGCATGCTTGGCGGTGTTCGCTGCAATATCTGCCTCTAGGCTTGTTTTGCGTGCGAGTGTCTTACGGTAAGCAGTATCGAGCTCTGTGTACTTGTTTTGGTAGGCGTCTTGGTCGAGCGCGCGTTGCTGATTTTCGGCTATCAGTGCTTCGATCTGCTCAGTGAGTTCCACGATTTTTGTTTGGCAAGCGGCGGCTTGTTCTTCCATACGGCTCGTATCAAACATGGAGTCAAAGATTTGCAGTAGGTGGCTTTGCCGTGGCTGGCGGGCGATCAGTTGGTTGAGTGCTTGGACGAAAGCGTTCTTGATATCTTCGTCTTTCATAGTCGCGCTGCTGCAAGGGTGTTCGCCTGCGTATTTATGGTTGCATTGCCAGACTGTGTACTTATATTTCGTGTTCGACGCCCACGTTTTACGCCCATACCACGACCCACACTGCGCACACTTGAGCCGGGTGGAGAACAAGCCGACCTTCGCTGAGGATATGTTGGCATGCCTGGTGGCGAGTTCGTATTGCACCTGATCCCAGATACGCGGAGCAATAATCGGCTCGTGATTGCCTGTTACGTAGTATTGGGGTACTTCGCCTTCGTTGACCTTCATCTTCTTAGTAAGAAAATCGGTGGTGAACGTCTTTTGAAGCAGGGCATCGCCCTTATATTTTTCATTCGACAAGATCGAGCGCACTGTCGACGTTGACCACACTTCTTTCCCACGCGGGGTGAGGATCTTGCGGGCAGCAAGTTCGGTTTTGATCTCACTAATAGCCATCCCGTCAAGGAAAAGCTGGTAGATCAACCGGACAGTCGGTGCCTGGGTTTCATCGATGACGAGACTGCCATCCTCGCCTTTCTTATATCCGAGCAGCGACTTGTAGGGCACCATGACTTTTCCATCGGCAAAACGTTTCCTGTGTCCCCAGGTGACGTTTTCGGAGATAGATCGGGATTCTTCCTGGGCCAGGCTGGACATGATCGTGATGAGCAATTCGCCTTTGGCGTCAAAGGTGTAAATATTTTCCTTTTCGAAGTACACCTCCACTCCCACTTCTTTGAGTTTCCTGACTGTGGTCAAGGAGTCGACGGTGTTGCGAGCAAACCGGGACACACTCTTGGTGAGGATCAGGTCGATTTTGCCTGCCAGTGCGTCATCGATCATGGTTTGGAATCCCTCACGGCGCTTCATAGAAGTGCCAGAGATACCTTCGTCGCAGTACATGCCCGCGAACTGCCAATCATTACGGGAGCGAATGTAGGTGGTGTAGTAGTCGATTTGAGCCTCATACGAGGAGGTTTGTTCTTCCATCTCGGTAGAGACTCGCGCGTAGGCGGCGACCCTTCTGCGCGCCGGTACCCCAGATGAGGCTGCGGCAGATCGAACCTTCTTTGTTGCGGGTATCGCAGTGACCGTGCGACTCATGCCAACCTCCCCTCACTGGTTAAGCCCACCGGCGTCATAGTTCCATCCGCGAGGTGGAATGTGAGCTGGTGCGGAAAGACTTCAATCATCACGATCTGCTCGCCAACCTGGACGGGGTCGAAACCCTGGGTGCCGAGCATGTCTGCGCAGGCTTGTTCGAGGAGTGTTTCGCGCAGGTTGTGCCCCCTACAGGGGTTGCCGTTCCCGGTGCAGGCACTCCAGCACCGCCAAAACTTATACGAGGTTCCAGACTTGTAGGTGCGGGTTTTGCGTTGATAGTTCTTCCCGCACGCGCCACAACAGATCCGTCCAGTGAATACGCCCGTGTTCTTTGACGGGGTCGCAGCCGGACCAATCTCACGCCGATAGGCGATTTCTGCTTGCACCGCGTCAAACACAGACTTATCGATGATGGGTGGGAGGGCTTGCTCAACCCAGTATCGCGGCAGCTCCCCGTCATTGAGAGCACGGTTGGGTGCTTGGATCGCAGGGCGGTACATTTTCTGCAGCATCTGGCAGCCCTTGTAGCGCTCGTTTTCGAGCATGCGACGAAACACTGACCCGTAGAAGCGTCCTCCACCGCGCGAACGCACCCCTTGACCATTGAGGATCGCGGCTGTCTTTTCAGGGCTAATACCCTCGAGATAGTTGGCAAACAGCAGGCGCACAATCTTGGCTTCATCGTCAATGATGGTGAACTCGCCGTCTGCCCAGCTATAGCCGTAGACGACGAAGGAGTTTGTTCCACCGTTCTTGTACCGGTTACGGATTGCCCATTTGACGTTCTGGGACAGGGAACGGGATTCTTCTTGAGCAAACGACGCCAACAAGGTCAGCAGGAGTTCTCCGTCAGCGCTGAGAGTGTCGATGCGTTCGCGTTCGAATCGCACAGCCACACCAAGGTCTTTCAGCTCACGAACCGTAGCGAGAAGGTCGACAGTGTTGCGGGCCAGGCGCGAGATCGATTTACACAACACAAGATCGATCTTTCCTGCTCTGGCAGCGTTCATCAGGTCGGCCAGGCCTTGCCGGGATTTCATCGAAGTGCCAGTAACCCCTTCGTCAGTGAATACACCCGCATAGGCCCATCCGGGCGTGGACTGGATCAGGCGCGAATAATACGAAACCTGCGCCGACAATGACGCTAATTGCTCCGCACCGTTGGTCGAGACCCTAGCGTATGCTGCTACGTTGACCAGTTTCGGGGCAAGCGTCCGAACCGGTGTCACCACACTAACCTGCGCCACATTTTCTCCTTTCGTGTTAGGTCTATACACGCTCTAAACCAGGTGTTTATCCAGTCGTTTCGCCCACAATCTGTGACTGATAGATCGGGCTCCACGCCTGGAACAACAACCGATAGACACGCCGATACTCTGCGGGGGTTAGCACTCCTCGACCTGCCAGCATGCTCAACGTGTGAGCGTCAGTAATGAAGGCGAGTTCTCGGGCGAACACCTCGGGCCTTGTCATCTGATCGACCGTGGTGGCGAGCGTGTTCATGAGCGCCCACCTCGGGTGCCAAAGCGAGCACGCACATAACAGGCGTGACAGCAATACTTTTGACCTGGCTTGTCCACGATCACGAAGCGGTGCCCGCAGTGCGCACAGGTCTGCTCGCGCACTGGCTCGGTTTTCTGCCGTTCCCGCCACGCTTTATGCCTGCAGGCGGGCGAGCAAAACCGAGCCCGAGCACCTCCCCGAATAGGGCTGGCACACCAGCGGCACACCCGCTGAGCCACCACTGAACCGGCCTCGAGATTTCGGCTGGTGCAGTATGAACGGACCTGGTCACGGGTCAAGGCGCAAAACTCGGCAATCGCTTTATATCCCCAGCCTGCTGTGCGCAGGTTACGGATACGTTCTTCTTCAATGTTCTTCACAGTGGGGTCACTCCCTTCACCCCACTGCCGACAAACCCGTATGTGTTAAATCCGCCCGTAAAATGACGAAATGCCCCGCCACCACCCATGACGGGTAGCAGCGGGGCTAAGTTGCACAGTGGCGCGTGTGGTTAGTAGCCGAGCTTGGCGTTCACGCGCGCTTGCACCGCGCTGTAGAGTTTTCCGAGACGTCGTTTACGTTCCTCACCATTGCCGTACTCGCCACGGATCACGGCGTCAGCCAGCGCATCGATGTTGGGTGCGGCGGGCTTCGTGGCAGGCGTGTTGCCGGAGAGCTTTTCATTGACTCGCTGCTGGACAGCGGCGTAGTTGGCTCCGAGGCGACGCTTACGTTCTTCACCGTTGCCGTAGTCGCCACGAATCACTGCATCGGCGAGAGCGTCGATGTTCGGTGTGGCTGGTGCTGGTGCTGGGGCTGGGGTGTTGCCGGTCATCTGGTCATACCAAGACTGTGCTCGTGCCATATACGCGGCGTGCTGACTGCCTGCCAGCGAGGCGGGGCATTCGGTCGAGGAGAAGTTCTTGTGCCCGAACACGTTCTTCCCCCAGACCGGGCGGCCAAGACCGTAGAACTTGCAAACGGCCGCGACGAGGTGTGCTCCGTTATCGAGGCACGCCTCCGACACAGCCCACGGGTTCGAGGACACATCCGCATGCTCGACGCCGATACTGGTGGTGTTGGCGACCCAGTTTCCTGCGTGCCAGGCGGTGTCGCAGTCCCACACCAACTGACCTATGCGTCCGTCGGATTGAACTTGGTAGTGGGCGGAAGCAGGACGTGTTTGCCACACGTCGTAACATCCCTTGATGGTAAGGTTTCCGGCGTTGTGGTGGATGATGACCTTATCGATCCGTCTACCGTTCCTGCCGGGTGTGTAGTGTTTGTTCATGATGAGGTCGATGTCAGCCTCAAGCGCGAGCCAATTCTTCATCAGTGAATCTCCTTTGTGTTTTCAGTGGTCGTTTCGGTGAGTGAGGGTCTGGTGTCGGCGCGGTTCGCGATCGCATCCAAAGCTCCACGCATCTGGGCAGGCACAGGCAGACCCAAGCGGGTGGCGTTCTCAATCAGGGAGATGCCTTCGTTGGACAGGTAGAAGAAAATGACCGCCGCACGAAGCACACCGGGAGCTCCGAGAATATGGACGTCGATCAAATGGGCGAGCCCGACGAGGGTGAAGATAAGGATCTTGCGGCTGATACCTCTGAAACCAACTGCGCTGGAGAGGCGGCGCTCTGAAATGGCGGCCAGCACCCCGGTGATGTAGTCGGCGATAGCGAAGACGATCAGGGCATAGACGAGGCCGTCTAGGCCTCCGAGGTAGACGGCGAGCCATGCGCCGAGGCCTGCGACGCCTGCTTGGGTGGTGTGCCAGATAGCGTGAATAGACATAGAGCGTGTTCCTTCCAGGGTGGGTGGGCAAATGAAAAATACCCCCACCCATCTGAGGTGAAGGCAACAAAGAATCCCGCGTCGTAGCGGGTTACATGGTCGGGTCAGTCAAGACCTCCAAGATCGGCAGGCTCAAGTCGAAGGACGCCGCCTTGGGTGCTGGGAGTTCGTGGGTTTCGATAGCCTCTGCTGGTGGTGCGGGCGTTGTATCGGATTCAATTGGGACGATCGGCAACTGCACCTCATCGTCAGGCGTTGACTCATCAGCGGAGAGTTCGGTGAGTTCTTTGGTCTTTTCTTCTTCGGTGCTCATGTGTTGTCCTTGGTGATCGCGTCGTAGAGGACGTCGTAGGCCTCGGCCGCTTCGCCGGACAGTTCACCCTCATAACCGTCAAGAAGTGCTTTCACGTCCTTGTCGTGGCCGTCGTAGGTCGGACCAGATACTTCAGCGATCGACGCGAGCAGGGCCTGGCGAGCTTCGAGGAATTCACTCGCTTTATCGGGGTCAGCGAGAGCAAAGGTGCCGTCGTCACCAAAGACTGGGCGACCCTGATCGTCAAGTGTTGCGAATTGGGTGACGAGGTCGTATTCGTCCTCCCCGAACCGAGCAATCGCCTCCCTCACCAACGTTAGAAGTTTCGAGCGGGCACGGGACTGTGCCGCCTTCAACGGCATATTGGTGAGTAGGTCGGCGACGGGTTGGAGGTGCTGGTTGGCGATCTTGATCTTCATCAGTGTTTCCTTTTACTTATGCGAGGTTGGTGGACATGGCCGATAATCCAGTGTTGGAGAAGTACCGCCACGTGATGTTCGATCCGGTTCCGGAGATGGATGTGATCCACCCCTGATTGAGCAGGCTGAGGATCGCGTTCATCCGCGACATCAAATCTTTGGTGCGGTCGAATAGGCGGGTCATGTTGTAATACGACCCATTGGTGACGACCATGACGTCGTAGGTGTGGAAGACGATCTTCGCCAGCCCATTGCTCGACGCCCACCCGGCGTAGGTGCCTTTCCCGGTGAGCGTGCAGTCTTGCAAGGTCACGTAGCGCGAGCCGGTGGTGTAGAACTTGTAGCCGTTGGTGCGCAAGTCAGCACCGAGATGAATGCCGGCCTTGCCGTAGAAGCGTCCCTTCGGATCCAGGGTGAGGCAGGTGTAGTAGGTGCCGCCGGAAACCGTCTGGTATGTCCAGGCCACATAGTCGCCTTGATAGGCGACCTGGTTGACGACGCCTTGCACGTCGGGCTTGTCCTTGTGGGCACGGCGTGCCATTTCCCCGATGTAGCGGGTGCCGTACCAGAATTTCATCCCGGAACTGGAGATTGTCCCTTCCAATGTCGAGCCGTTATACCAAGCGATCTGATACGGGGTGATGCGGATAGATTGCGTCCAACCTGCCAGCCCCACTTGGATCGCGTTGGCTGCGAGCTTGTCTGCCGTAATCGAGCGCGCCCCAATCCGAGCCGCCGACAACGTCCCGGTGGTGATCTTCCCAGCATCCAGCGAAGCAATCTTGGCCGATGTGACCGCAGCGTCCTTGATCATCGTGGACTGGATAAAACCGTTAGCGATCGTCAACTTGTCCGAGGTAATCGAACCGGCAGCGATCCGTGCCGCCGACAAGGTACCGGTCGTAATCTTCGACGCCGATAGACTGCCAACCTTTGCGTCCGTGATCGCGGCGTTGGCAAT
The genomic region above belongs to Winkia neuii and contains:
- a CDS encoding MptD family putative ECF transporter S component encodes the protein MSTPTSSRLNARDFINIGVFTALMFVIVFAFGMLGFIPAAMYAGFLLSILVNGIVFALFTARTPKMGALTIMLIIIEILFFVTGHWVGGVAVAAVFGLLADLVITKGPKSVKVRVPLAYALFILPIYVSPWIPLFMNQDAYMSQIAEQMGAEYAAKMAQVVTIPILLGFFVVMLIVGWLAGLLGTRVARKHFERAGLV
- a CDS encoding ABC transporter ATP-binding protein produces the protein MNQLLLPRFKRLMEPASWRDLSVGQAWGAVSGLCHGFALLTLLPAASALATGMPVWGLSFSGWLIALAVIAMLGVGTEFYGMRTGYIGALGFIHDVHQAVGNKVARLPLGVFDSGSSGRLSRMVTQEMMNLGESAAHFIFSLVQKLSAVLVITVGTWFWDWRLGLTLTIAFPIMLAFLHISRVLLDKGKQVSEPAESELAARMVEFATCQGALRSCHVADDYPALDRAFKQADRKSRKALWIETLANLINGMFVQALIVVMIWLTAQLALGGQMNALNAVVTIGMCLRFTTMLQDIGGCMTGLEERRQQMNHVDKVMDAPELSEPDASTPINAPGDVRFEDVTFSYDPDTPVLRDISFHVPQGGMCALVGPSGCGKTTIARLVARFWDVQSGSVRVGEVDVREQTTEDLMRQISLVFQDVYLFNDTLEANIRLGNPEATDEEIRWAADLSGVTEIVNRLPDGWNSLAGAGGRALSGGERQRVSIARALVKKAPIVLFDEATSALDAENEANIVAALNELRKHSTLIVIAHKLETIRQADQIIVLSHGGRIAQLGFHDELVNQPGQYRDFWQERINAAGWQLV
- a CDS encoding ABC transporter ATP-binding protein; the protein is MNDSVTDQVVEGEYGSAKEKSVAGQNAIRQLSQPVKGKLFVAQVLAFLSGVLAIAPYVALVELGRELMQDQVDPARVNWIVMLLVSAYMTRLTLYFVALGVTHFIDLSLRNQMRRQIAARMSTAPLSWFTREGEGKIRKTIQDDTATVHTVIAHGPIEKLNAIVSPLALLMYAFVVDWRLALLSIATIPLYVGMYGTSMRGMNEKTAQMDTKLAQVSATMAEFVAGISVVKAFGKVGQAHKAYLDAANEFSKFYRAWCMPLVSMSVASFSWVSIPVLLIVNLGGGALMMNAGWVSIYEVIATTLIALVLPGALMTVATIAWSYQLAGSAAVRLVAVMELPALSQPDAPQTPHGHDIEIRGVSYAYDDTQALDEVSLSIPAGTVTALVGPSGAGKSTLASLMARFDDPDAGMITIGGVDLKNISQDVLYSTVAFVLQDAQLIRDTIHNNISLGAPDATLDQVRQAARAAQIDEFIMSLPDGYDTVLGEDTHVSGGQAARIAIARALMVDAPVLVLDEATAMADPESESKIQQALSTLAKGRTVIVIAHRLASIRGADQIVVMERGRIAVVGKHDELLGNAHYQALLAQGACEEMTR
- a CDS encoding recombinase family protein, whose translation is MSRTVTAIPATKKVRSAAASSGVPARRRVAAYARVSTEMEEQTSSYEAQIDYYTTYIRSRNDWQFAGMYCDEGISGTSMKRREGFQTMIDDALAGKIDLILTKSVSRFARNTVDSLTTVRKLKEVGVEVYFEKENIYTFDAKGELLITIMSSLAQEESRSISENVTWGHRKRFADGKVMVPYKSLLGYKKGEDGSLVIDETQAPTVRLIYQLFLDGMAISEIKTELAARKILTPRGKEVWSTSTVRSILSNEKYKGDALLQKTFTTDFLTKKMKVNEGEVPQYYVTGNHEPIIAPRIWDQVQYELATRHANISSAKVGLFSTRLKCAQCGSWYGRKTWASNTKYKYTVWQCNHKYAGEHPCSSATMKDEDIKNAFVQALNQLIARQPRQSHLLQIFDSMFDTSRMEEQAAACQTKIVELTEQIEALIAENQQRALDQDAYQNKYTELDTAYRKTLARKTSLEADIAANTAKHAAVTTALGDLAGEPVSEFRPAQWSALIDHAIVDEDTIRFVFRVGEQVSMALKG
- a CDS encoding recombinase family protein; translation: MAQVSVVTPVRTLAPKLVNVAAYARVSTNGAEQLASLSAQVSYYSRLIQSTPGWAYAGVFTDEGVTGTSMKSRQGLADLMNAARAGKIDLVLCKSISRLARNTVDLLATVRELKDLGVAVRFERERIDTLSADGELLLTLLASFAQEESRSLSQNVKWAIRNRYKNGGTNSFVVYGYSWADGEFTIIDDEAKIVRLLFANYLEGISPEKTAAILNGQGVRSRGGGRFYGSVFRRMLENERYKGCQMLQKMYRPAIQAPNRALNDGELPRYWVEQALPPIIDKSVFDAVQAEIAYRREIGPAATPSKNTGVFTGRICCGACGKNYQRKTRTYKSGTSYKFWRCWSACTGNGNPCRGHNLRETLLEQACADMLGTQGFDPVQVGEQIVMIEVFPHQLTFHLADGTMTPVGLTSEGRLA
- a CDS encoding N-acetylmuramoyl-L-alanine amidase, with the protein product MKNWLALEADIDLIMNKHYTPGRNGRRIDKVIIHHNAGNLTIKGCYDVWQTRPASAHYQVQSDGRIGQLVWDCDTAWHAGNWVANTTSIGVEHADVSSNPWAVSEACLDNGAHLVAAVCKFYGLGRPVWGKNVFGHKNFSSTECPASLAGSQHAAYMARAQSWYDQMTGNTPAPAPAPATPNIDALADAVIRGDYGNGEERKRRLGANYAAVQQRVNEKLSGNTPATKPAAPNIDALADAVIRGEYGNGEERKRRLGKLYSAVQARVNAKLGY
- a CDS encoding phage holin family protein — encoded protein: MSIHAIWHTTQAGVAGLGAWLAVYLGGLDGLVYALIVFAIADYITGVLAAISERRLSSAVGFRGISRKILIFTLVGLAHLIDVHILGAPGVLRAAVIFFYLSNEGISLIENATRLGLPVPAQMRGALDAIANRADTRPSLTETTTENTKEIH
- a CDS encoding DUF1617 family protein; the encoded protein is MKIKIANQHLQPVADLLTNMPLKAAQSRARSKLLTLVREAIARFGEDEYDLVTQFATLDDQGRPVFGDDGTFALADPDKASEFLEARQALLASIAEVSGPTYDGHDKDVKALLDGYEGELSGEAAEAYDVLYDAITKDNT